Proteins from a single region of Theobroma cacao cultivar B97-61/B2 chromosome 10, Criollo_cocoa_genome_V2, whole genome shotgun sequence:
- the LOC108660470 gene encoding uncharacterized protein LOC108660470, producing MEIQHPSHNHPLVFKEERSHESDEMLYCRGCGEVVSGPTYSCVACGFHLDKNCAEAPFWLNHPLHRSHSLDLVSPPGKFWFNCDFCNKRVTVHKDCISLSRIIKSIWHHHPIFHNYFAVENECGILECGICHEEVNKEYGNYCCSACKFIVHVNCALENTTFYYEIESKDDYEKLNENSTLVDPSFLVIKEIKLGENVITTEIQHFSHEHNLVLYDEVKDEKCCYCCSLLIETSFYSCSECDFSLHKSCAVLPKKMEFWAFPLTLNLIPNHFFKCHFCHSLHTGFAYNLKELCLCVQCTERSLSYTSQAHKEHPLLFYNKYNGQCNACGNSITDDFATYRCKGCNFNLHVLCTLLPRTAWHKCDEHCLTLTYHEVHDYSEYHFCDICEERRNPNIWFYHCALCDKSAHPKCVLGDYPFIKLGRRISAKTDHPHLLILGQKVYLYPECSKCGQLCFDLALECADTRCSFVIHWRCSRLKDFIEDDNIVELIAIKGY from the exons ATGGAAATTCAACATCCTAGCCATAATCATCCTCTTGTTTTCAAGGAAGAGCGGAGCCATGAAAGTGATGAGATGCTTTATTGCCGTGGGTGTGGGGAGGTGGTGTCGGGTCCAACGTACAGCTGCGTGGCATGCGGGTTTCACCTTGACAAGAACTGCGCTGAGGCACCTTTTTGGCTGAATCACCCCTTGCACCGCAGCCACAGCCTTGATCTTGTATCGCCACCTGGtaaattttggtttaattGCGATTTCTGCAACAAACG CGTCACAGTCCACAAGGATTGCATTTCATTATCTCGcatcatcaaaagcatctGGCATCACCATCCTATTTTCCACAACTATTTTGCAGTAGAAAATGAGTGTGGAATATTGGAATGTGGAATTTGTCATGAGGAGGTGAACAAAGAGTATGGGAATTACTGTTGTTCTGCGTGTAAGTTTATTGTCCATGTGAATTGTGCTCTAGAGAATACtactttttattatgaaattgagtcaAAAGATGATTATGAGAAGCTTAATGAAAATTCAACGCTGGTGGATCCATCATTTCTTGTCATTAAAGAGATCAAACTTGGAGAAAATGTGATAACTACAGAGATACAACATTTTAGCCATGAACACAATTTAGTGTTATATGATGAAGTAAAGGATGAGAAATGTTGTTACTGTTGCAGTCTACTCATTGAGACATCTTTTTATAGTTGTTCAGAATGTGATTTCTCTCTCCACAAATCATGTGCTGTGTTACCCAAGAAGATGGAATTTTGGGCTTTTCCTTTGACCCTTAACCTTATTCCAAATCACTTTTTCAAATGTCACTTTTGTCATTCCCTGCATACTGGTTTTGCCTACAACTTGAAGGAACTTTGCTTGTGCGTTCAGTGTACAGAACGTTCTTTGAGCTACACAAGTCAAGCGCACAAGGAGCACCCCCTTCTTTTTTACAACAAGTATAATGGGCAGTGCAATGCTTGTGGTAACAGTATTACTGATGATTTCGCAACATACAGATGCAAGGGTTGCAATTTTAATTTGCATGTTCTATGTACTCTGCTACCACGAACAGCTTGGCACAAATGTGATGAACATTGTCTCACACTCACATACCATGAAGTTCATGATTATTCAGAATATCATTTTTGTGACATttgtgaagaaagaagaaaccCCAACATTTGGTTTTATCATTGTGCACTTTGTGACAAGTCAGCTCATCCCAAATGTGTTCTTGGAGATTACCCGTTTATCAAGCTCGGGAGGAGGATCTCTGCAAAGACTGATCATCCACACTTACTCATTCTCGGGCAAAAGGTTTATCTTTACCCTGAATGTTCTAAATGTGGTCAGCTCTGCTTCGATCTGGCTCTTGAGTGTGCAGACACAAGATGCAGCTTTGTTATCCATTGGAGATGTAGCCGCCTCAAAGACTTCATTGAAGATGATAATATCGTTGAGCTGATAGCCATCAAAGGTTACTGA